One segment of Burkholderia multivorans ATCC BAA-247 DNA contains the following:
- a CDS encoding prolyl oligopeptidase family serine peptidase yields the protein MSDSFRWPAAADPFRFLEALDSARARAWVDEQNARTRAALRDNDAYRALAARLARAYLPRERPVIPTRWRDWAYDLWQDDLHPKGLWRRARWDDWRAGRAEWETLLDVDALGAAEGESWVFEQDAILYPDGDRALLSLSPGGADAVVVREFDLVLRRFVDDGFTIDVPGHHTVGWIDRDTVYVSWDRGDAHSTAAGYPYDVRRWVRGTPLAKAPVVFRGEPDDISAGAWFDPIDGRHAAWRSVDFFDAHTYRLTEAGEWARYDVPTHVEVGFWEGWLVLEPRLDWDCDGVRHAGGSLLAIRERAFLEGSRAFTTLFEPQPSTSACTWTHTRHTLIASWLDDVHNRTLLWEPRQSADGTWTWDARPLDWPGDAQIDVEPVEPTLNDDVYVDVDTYLDPPECWLADLADRAADAASRRVLLDRPPVQFDAAGLVVRRASARSRDGTRVPYTLIGPRDALDGATRVARPCLLSGYGGFALPNLPGYSDALGIGWLERGGVAAFAHIRGGGEFGPRWHVDAQREHRQRSFDDFIAVAEDLIATGVTTAAQLGIEGGSNGGLLVAACMVQRPALFGAVLCRVPLLDMRRYPKLHAGAAWLDEYGDPDDPDEGAALAAYSPYHRVRDGVAYPPLLLTTSTRDDRVHPAHARKMAARMQALGHRNVWYWENTDGGHGSADDLERAESDAAEFGFLWAHLGPAPARI from the coding sequence ATGTCCGATTCCTTCCGCTGGCCCGCTGCGGCCGATCCCTTCCGTTTTCTCGAAGCGCTCGACAGCGCTCGCGCTCGCGCGTGGGTCGACGAACAGAACGCGCGCACGCGCGCCGCGCTGCGCGACAACGACGCGTATCGCGCGCTCGCCGCACGGCTCGCACGCGCGTATCTGCCGCGTGAACGGCCGGTCATTCCGACGCGCTGGCGCGACTGGGCCTACGACCTGTGGCAGGACGATCTGCATCCGAAGGGGCTCTGGCGTCGCGCGCGCTGGGACGACTGGCGTGCGGGCCGCGCCGAATGGGAGACGCTGCTCGACGTCGATGCGCTCGGTGCGGCCGAAGGCGAATCGTGGGTGTTCGAGCAGGACGCGATCCTGTATCCGGACGGCGATCGCGCATTGCTGTCGCTGTCGCCGGGCGGCGCGGATGCGGTCGTCGTCCGGGAGTTCGATCTCGTGCTGCGGCGCTTCGTCGACGACGGCTTCACGATCGACGTGCCGGGCCATCACACGGTCGGCTGGATCGATCGCGATACGGTGTACGTGAGCTGGGATCGCGGCGACGCGCATTCGACCGCAGCCGGCTATCCGTACGACGTGCGGCGCTGGGTGCGCGGCACGCCGCTCGCAAAGGCGCCGGTCGTGTTTCGCGGCGAACCGGACGACATCAGCGCCGGTGCGTGGTTCGATCCGATCGACGGTCGTCACGCCGCGTGGCGCAGCGTCGACTTCTTCGACGCGCATACCTACCGGCTGACCGAGGCGGGCGAGTGGGCGCGCTACGACGTGCCGACGCACGTCGAGGTCGGCTTCTGGGAAGGCTGGCTCGTGCTGGAGCCGCGGCTCGACTGGGACTGCGACGGCGTGCGTCATGCGGGCGGGTCGTTGCTCGCGATCCGCGAGCGCGCGTTCCTCGAAGGTTCGCGCGCGTTCACGACGCTGTTCGAGCCGCAGCCGTCGACGTCCGCCTGCACGTGGACGCATACGCGCCACACGCTGATCGCGAGCTGGCTCGACGACGTGCACAACCGCACGCTGCTATGGGAGCCGCGGCAGTCGGCCGACGGTACGTGGACCTGGGATGCGCGGCCGCTCGATTGGCCGGGCGACGCGCAGATCGACGTCGAGCCCGTCGAGCCGACGCTGAACGACGACGTCTACGTGGACGTCGATACCTATCTCGATCCGCCCGAATGCTGGCTCGCCGATCTAGCCGACCGCGCGGCGGATGCCGCGTCGCGGCGCGTGCTGCTCGATCGTCCGCCGGTGCAGTTCGATGCGGCCGGGCTCGTCGTGCGTCGCGCGAGCGCACGCTCGCGCGACGGCACGCGCGTGCCGTACACGCTGATCGGCCCGCGCGATGCGCTCGACGGCGCTACGCGCGTCGCGCGGCCGTGCCTGCTGTCCGGCTACGGCGGCTTCGCGCTGCCGAACCTGCCCGGCTACAGCGACGCGCTCGGCATCGGGTGGCTCGAGCGCGGCGGCGTCGCGGCGTTCGCGCACATCCGCGGCGGCGGCGAATTCGGGCCGCGCTGGCACGTCGACGCACAGCGCGAACATCGCCAGCGTTCGTTCGACGATTTCATCGCGGTCGCGGAGGACCTGATCGCGACCGGCGTGACGACGGCCGCGCAGCTCGGCATCGAAGGCGGCAGCAACGGCGGGCTGCTGGTCGCCGCATGCATGGTGCAGCGCCCGGCGCTGTTCGGCGCCGTGCTGTGCCGCGTGCCGCTGCTCGATATGCGGCGCTATCCGAAGCTGCATGCGGGTGCCGCGTGGCTCGACGAATACGGCGACCCGGACGATCCGGACGAAGGCGCGGCGCTCGCCGCGTATTCGCCGTATCACCGCGTGCGCGACGGCGTCGCGTATCCGCCGCTGCTGCTGACGACGTCGACGCGCGACGACCGCGTGCATCCGGCGCACGCGCGCAAGATGGCCGCGCGCATGCAGGCGCTCGGTCATCGCAACGTGTGGTACTGGGAGAACACCGACGGCGGTCACGGCAGCGCCGACGATCTGGAGCGCGCCGAATCCGACGCGGCCGAATTCGGCTTTCTGTGGGCCCATCTCGGGCCCGCGCCCGCGCGCATCTAA
- the ntrC gene encoding nitrogen regulation protein NR(I) yields the protein MKPIWIVDDDQSIRWVLEKALARDSFATKSFANVRDALAALDHETPQVLVSDIRMPGGSGLELLQAVHERLPGLPVIIMTAFSDLDSAVAAFQGGAFEYLAKPFDVDKAVELIRRAVEESLRGGTPQDDRVAEAPEMLGQAPAMQDMFRAIGRLSHSAATVLITGESGTGKELVARALHRHSPRANGPFIALNTAAIPKDLLESELFGHERGAFTGAQTTRQGRFEQAENGTLFLDEIGDMPFDLQTRLLRVLSDGQFYRVGGHSPLRANVRVIAATHQNLEARVRQGLFREDLYHRLNVIRLRLPPLRERSEDIPLLTRHFLQKSARDLGVEPKRVSDEALAYLTSLPFPGNVRQLENLANWLTVMAPAQTVEIKDLPPDLVPSGAPIAVSAGDGANAPGSHEAPAAPTVAAAVPLASMAGTAAPNGAPAGYPMWEHGLRTEVARLLRENSAGVMDELARRFEAAVIREALDFTRGRKVEAAERLGIGRNTITRKIQELHLEP from the coding sequence ATGAAGCCGATCTGGATAGTAGACGACGATCAATCGATCCGCTGGGTGCTCGAGAAGGCGCTCGCGCGCGACAGCTTCGCGACCAAGAGCTTTGCCAACGTGCGCGACGCGCTCGCCGCGCTCGATCACGAGACGCCGCAGGTGCTGGTATCCGACATCCGGATGCCGGGCGGGTCCGGGCTCGAGCTGCTGCAGGCCGTGCATGAGCGCCTGCCCGGGCTGCCCGTCATCATCATGACTGCGTTCTCCGATCTCGACAGCGCAGTCGCAGCCTTCCAGGGCGGCGCGTTCGAATATCTCGCGAAGCCGTTCGACGTCGACAAGGCCGTCGAGCTGATCCGCCGCGCGGTCGAAGAGAGCCTGCGCGGCGGCACGCCGCAGGACGACCGCGTCGCCGAGGCGCCCGAGATGCTCGGCCAGGCGCCCGCGATGCAGGACATGTTTCGCGCGATCGGCCGGCTGTCGCATTCGGCCGCGACCGTGCTGATCACCGGCGAATCGGGCACCGGCAAGGAGCTCGTCGCGCGTGCGCTGCACCGACATAGCCCGCGTGCGAACGGACCGTTCATCGCGCTCAACACGGCCGCGATTCCGAAGGATCTGCTCGAATCGGAACTGTTCGGCCACGAGCGCGGCGCGTTTACCGGCGCGCAGACGACGCGGCAGGGCCGCTTCGAGCAGGCCGAGAACGGCACGCTGTTTCTCGACGAAATCGGCGACATGCCGTTCGATCTGCAGACGCGGCTGCTGCGCGTGCTGTCGGACGGGCAGTTCTATCGCGTCGGCGGGCACAGCCCGCTGCGCGCGAACGTGCGCGTGATCGCCGCGACCCATCAGAACCTCGAGGCGCGCGTGCGGCAGGGGCTGTTCCGCGAAGACCTGTATCACCGGCTGAACGTGATCCGGCTGCGGCTGCCGCCGCTGCGCGAACGCAGCGAGGACATTCCGCTGCTCACACGCCATTTTCTGCAGAAGAGTGCGCGCGATCTCGGCGTCGAGCCGAAGCGCGTGTCGGACGAGGCGCTCGCGTATCTGACCTCGCTGCCGTTTCCCGGCAACGTGCGCCAGCTCGAGAACCTCGCGAACTGGCTGACCGTGATGGCGCCCGCGCAGACGGTCGAAATCAAGGATCTGCCGCCCGATCTCGTCCCGTCGGGCGCGCCGATCGCCGTATCGGCCGGCGACGGCGCGAATGCGCCCGGCAGCCACGAGGCGCCGGCCGCGCCGACGGTCGCCGCCGCGGTGCCGCTGGCATCGATGGCGGGCACGGCTGCGCCGAACGGTGCGCCTGCCGGCTACCCGATGTGGGAGCACGGGCTGCGCACCGAAGTCGCGCGACTGCTGCGCGAGAATTCGGCCGGCGTGATGGACGAACTCGCGCGCCGCTTCGAGGCGGCCGTAATTCGCGAGGCGCTCGACTTCACGCGCGGCCGCAAGGTCGAGGCCGCCGAGCGGCTCGGCATCGGCCGCAACACGATCACGCGCAAGATCCAGGAACTGCACCTGGAGCCCTGA
- the glnL gene encoding nitrogen regulation protein NR(II) — MVLKNLIKAKTGQPEQLTDDERLARSGLLAGLEALPTVVLVLDRKTLRIAFANPSAEAMLDISRRQLAQRPWGEIFPNANELASTITAIGEERFHATHLDTVLDRPGHELLHVHAIVGFLESAPDFVLVELFENERQSRTDREERIHDLTAVNKQLIRNLAHEIKNPLGGIRGAAQLLEFELGERERGELREYTQVIIKESDRLQTLVDRLLEPHRHPHIVGDVNIHEVCERVRAVMLAEFPRGLTIVRDYDVSVPDLRGDKEQLIQALLNIVRNAAQALRERIAQGDAKIELRTRVARKVTIAKRLYRLALDLHVIDNGPGIPDEIRDRIFYPLVSGRDDGSGLGLTLAQTFVQQHDGTIEVESRPGRTEFQILLPLDA; from the coding sequence ATGGTTCTGAAGAATCTGATCAAGGCGAAGACGGGACAGCCCGAGCAATTGACCGACGACGAGCGGCTCGCCCGTTCCGGCCTGCTCGCCGGGCTCGAGGCGCTGCCGACGGTCGTGCTCGTGCTCGACCGCAAGACGCTCAGGATCGCCTTCGCGAATCCGTCCGCGGAGGCGATGCTCGACATCTCGCGCCGCCAGCTCGCGCAGCGGCCGTGGGGCGAGATTTTCCCGAACGCGAACGAGCTCGCCTCGACGATCACCGCGATCGGCGAGGAGCGCTTTCACGCGACGCATCTCGACACCGTGCTCGACCGGCCCGGCCACGAGCTGCTGCACGTGCATGCGATCGTCGGCTTTCTCGAGAGCGCGCCCGATTTCGTGCTCGTCGAACTGTTCGAGAACGAGCGGCAGTCGCGCACCGATCGCGAGGAGCGCATTCACGACCTGACCGCGGTCAACAAGCAGTTGATCCGCAATCTCGCGCACGAGATCAAGAACCCGCTCGGCGGCATCCGCGGTGCCGCGCAACTGCTCGAATTCGAGCTCGGCGAGCGCGAACGCGGCGAGCTGCGCGAATACACGCAGGTGATCATCAAGGAGTCCGATCGCCTGCAGACGCTCGTCGACCGGCTGCTGGAGCCGCACCGGCATCCGCACATCGTCGGCGACGTGAACATCCACGAAGTATGCGAACGCGTGCGCGCCGTGATGCTCGCCGAATTCCCGCGCGGCCTCACGATCGTGCGCGACTACGACGTCAGTGTGCCGGACCTGCGCGGCGACAAGGAGCAGCTGATCCAGGCGCTGCTGAACATCGTGCGCAACGCGGCGCAGGCATTGCGCGAACGGATCGCGCAGGGCGACGCGAAGATCGAGCTGCGCACGCGCGTCGCGCGCAAGGTCACGATCGCGAAGCGGCTGTACCGGCTGGCACTGGACTTGCATGTGATCGACAACGGCCCCGGCATTCCGGACGAGATCCGCGACCGGATCTTCTATCCGCTCGTCTCCGGCCGCGACGACGGCAGCGGCCTCGGCCTGACGCTCGCCCAGACGTTCGTGCAGCAGCACGACGGGACGATCGAGGTCGAAAGCCGGCCGGGGCGTACCGAATTTCAGATTCTGCTGCCGCTCGACGCATGA